The following coding sequences lie in one Vibrio sp. BS-M-Sm-2 genomic window:
- the greA gene encoding transcription elongation factor GreA, translating into MEKVPMTVRGAQQLRDELDRLLKLRPIISAAIGEARELGDLKENAEYHAAREEQGICEAQIRDIEYKLSLAQIIDVTQMDNTGKIIFGTTVTLIDVDTDEEFRYQIVSEDEADIKTGRISVKSPIARGLIGKMEGDEVIISTPGGDKDFEIDKVEYI; encoded by the coding sequence ATGGAAAAGGTTCCAATGACAGTACGTGGCGCTCAGCAGCTACGTGACGAATTAGATCGCCTACTTAAGCTACGTCCTATTATTTCAGCAGCTATTGGTGAAGCACGTGAACTCGGTGATTTGAAAGAGAATGCAGAGTACCACGCCGCTCGTGAAGAGCAGGGTATCTGTGAAGCTCAAATTCGAGATATAGAATATAAGCTATCGCTAGCTCAGATCATCGATGTAACTCAGATGGATAATACGGGTAAGATTATCTTTGGTACGACAGTAACTTTGATCGATGTCGATACGGATGAAGAATTCCGCTACCAGATCGTTTCTGAAGATGAAGCTGACATCAAAACTGGTCGTATTTCTGTGAAGTCACCAATTGCACGTGGTCTTATCGGTAAGATGGAAGGCGATGAGGTTATTATCTCTACACCTGGTGGCGATAAAGATTTCGAAATCGACAAAGTAGAATATATCTAA
- the dacB gene encoding serine-type D-Ala-D-Ala carboxypeptidase, giving the protein MRLLPTLLVCGFSISIFSTNTFAYAPLDKLPDGSSTSLILESLNGNSNEMKTNSDSLYPPASTLKLVTALAAKLELGDDFHYTTSISRSNKDVVISFSGDPTLQREHLKSLLAQYAKSQSKTIEGNLYLDSSAFTGYQRAVGWPWDILGVCYSAPSSAMTLDSNCAQASIYTKDNGSTRVYIPAHYPIDVTTSAATVTRSGQKATQCDLELITTPDNAYKLSGCLVERKKPLPLKFAIQNPELYTSQVVSSLLKELKIQVKGDVILGKKETADKTTLVASHHSEKLPELLDTMLKRSDNLIADNLTKTLGATFYVQPGSFNNGTEAIKQILLTKANIDLSKAQLVDGSGLSRNNRMTSQTMAQVLRYIWDNDQQLNLIEAMPTSGTDGTLKYRQSMRKAPIQGNIVAKSGSLYGSYNMAGYGLDKTGNPNSLFVQFVRDYFPEEQDPDKPVEAPITQFERAFYKDVVEFSQTQSEYQ; this is encoded by the coding sequence ATGCGCCTTCTACCCACCCTACTTGTATGTGGTTTTTCCATTAGCATTTTCTCGACTAACACTTTCGCATATGCCCCTTTAGATAAATTGCCAGACGGTAGTAGCACAAGTTTAATATTGGAATCACTGAATGGTAATTCAAACGAAATGAAAACTAACAGTGACAGCCTTTACCCACCAGCCAGTACCTTAAAATTAGTCACGGCTTTGGCAGCTAAATTAGAGTTAGGTGATGATTTTCACTACACGACAAGTATTTCCCGTTCGAATAAGGATGTTGTGATCTCATTTAGCGGCGACCCAACACTACAACGAGAACACCTAAAAAGTCTTTTAGCTCAATACGCTAAGTCGCAATCTAAAACCATCGAAGGTAACTTGTATCTCGATAGTTCAGCTTTTACTGGCTATCAGCGAGCCGTTGGTTGGCCTTGGGACATTCTAGGCGTTTGTTACAGCGCGCCTTCGAGTGCAATGACTTTGGACAGCAATTGCGCGCAAGCTTCTATTTATACAAAAGATAACGGCAGCACTCGGGTCTATATTCCGGCTCACTACCCGATAGACGTGACAACCTCTGCAGCCACGGTAACTCGCTCTGGGCAGAAGGCAACACAATGCGACTTGGAGCTCATAACGACACCAGATAACGCTTATAAGCTCTCTGGCTGCTTAGTTGAGCGTAAAAAGCCACTGCCACTCAAGTTTGCGATTCAAAATCCAGAGCTTTACACCTCTCAAGTCGTGAGTTCTCTGCTTAAAGAACTGAAGATTCAGGTTAAAGGCGATGTGATCCTTGGTAAAAAAGAGACAGCAGACAAAACAACATTAGTCGCTAGCCACCATTCAGAAAAGCTTCCTGAACTGCTCGATACCATGTTGAAGAGATCAGACAATCTAATAGCAGATAACCTAACTAAAACACTGGGTGCAACGTTTTATGTCCAGCCTGGTAGTTTCAATAACGGCACCGAAGCGATAAAGCAGATATTACTGACTAAGGCCAACATTGACCTAAGTAAAGCACAGTTAGTCGATGGCTCAGGGTTATCGAGGAATAATCGCATGACCTCGCAAACCATGGCTCAGGTTCTACGTTATATCTGGGATAACGACCAACAGCTCAACCTAATTGAGGCAATGCCAACATCAGGCACTGATGGTACGCTCAAATACCGTCAAAGCATGAGAAAAGCACCGATCCAAGGCAACATTGTTGCAAAGAGCGGATCTTTATATGGCAGTTACAACATGGCGGGATACGGATTAGATAAAACAGGGAATCCAAACTCTCTGTTTGTGCAGTTTGTCCGTGATTACTTCCCTGAAGAACAAGATCCAGACAAGCCAGTAGAAGCGCCAATCACCCAGTTTGAACGTGCTTTCTACAAAGATGTGGTCGAATTCAGTCAAACACAAAGTGAATATCAATAG
- a CDS encoding magnesium transporter, which translates to MTVMNNAFLSIEALYSEQDIQAVSNAFQQYGREQQINLLNRMPLEDAVLVLGQCSLSTIQTLLSELEEQGFEKRSRHLAHQLGLIYSEVEPQQGYLSTGVMSHVRQRIGWIIALALLGIVSGLIIAQYEDILSQLVLLAIYMPVIAAAGGNTGTQAATLVIRALATGELKKRQWANVLWKEFRVAICLALAIAMVMIGRILLFSENQSTGGYDINMIALAIAVALFIQVTISTVLGGGLPIVARLFKLDPAVLVSPVLASIVDISGMWIYFTVVNSFLGIA; encoded by the coding sequence ATGACGGTAATGAACAACGCTTTTTTATCTATTGAAGCTCTGTATTCAGAGCAAGACATCCAAGCTGTATCGAATGCATTTCAACAGTACGGACGTGAACAACAAATTAACCTTTTGAATCGTATGCCGCTTGAAGATGCGGTGTTAGTACTCGGGCAATGTTCTCTTAGTACGATTCAGACTTTACTTAGTGAGCTAGAAGAGCAGGGCTTTGAGAAGCGCTCTCGACATCTAGCTCACCAACTAGGACTGATCTACTCAGAGGTAGAACCTCAGCAGGGCTACCTTTCTACTGGAGTCATGAGCCACGTTAGGCAGCGAATCGGTTGGATTATTGCATTAGCACTATTGGGAATCGTCTCAGGGCTTATCATTGCTCAATATGAAGATATTCTTAGTCAGTTGGTACTTTTGGCAATCTATATGCCTGTGATTGCGGCTGCTGGTGGTAACACCGGAACACAAGCCGCGACTTTGGTCATCAGAGCCTTAGCCACGGGGGAGTTGAAAAAACGCCAATGGGCTAACGTTCTATGGAAGGAGTTTAGAGTCGCCATCTGCTTAGCACTTGCGATTGCTATGGTGATGATTGGTCGTATTCTGCTATTTAGCGAAAACCAATCGACAGGTGGTTATGATATCAACATGATTGCGTTAGCGATTGCGGTAGCGCTGTTTATTCAAGTGACCATATCTACCGTACTCGGAGGCGGGTTACCGATAGTTGCTAGGCTATTTAAGCTTGATCCTGCGGTGTTAGTGAGTCCAGTACTCGCTTCTATTGTAGATATCTCAGGTATGTGGATCTACTTCACTGTCGTGAACTCATTCCTAGGAATCGCTTAA
- a CDS encoding peptidoglycan DD-metalloendopeptidase family protein yields the protein MLSIFARLPILHRAFIAFFSAVIFVAIFLLPDVNSLRDDTGALVVGKHYPLTINTSALMGSSDAPPTAVLNWEKYTVRSGESTSVLFERIGLSYRLLITLLNTNNDIKKQLSNLRPGDVLQFGFDENNDLIQLKRQLSAFESFKITKSGDSFSSSFDKKEVAYQYNYAEADITSNFWNAGVSAGLTANQIMELAGIFGWDIDFALDIRKNDSFKILYQEKVVEGEVVGRGKIMAAVFKNQGDSFTAVLDDKSGNYFDENGRAMKKAFLRSPIDFRRVTSNFNPNRKHPVTGKVRAHRGTDYAAPVGTPIWAAGDGIVQKSGYNQFNGNYVFIRHSNTYITKYLHMKRRMVKTGQRVKQGQTIGTLGGTGRVTGPHLHYEFLVNGVHKNARTVKLPQSKSLTGKAKATFIANSEIRLNNLERYGQLLATN from the coding sequence ATGTTGTCTATTTTTGCACGCCTTCCTATTTTGCACCGGGCTTTTATCGCATTTTTTAGTGCCGTAATTTTCGTCGCGATTTTCTTACTCCCCGACGTCAACAGTTTACGTGACGATACGGGCGCTTTAGTGGTGGGGAAACATTACCCACTGACTATCAATACATCCGCGCTTATGGGCTCAAGTGATGCGCCACCAACAGCTGTGCTCAATTGGGAAAAATATACCGTTCGTTCTGGCGAAAGCACTTCTGTTCTATTCGAACGTATTGGCCTCTCATACCGCTTGCTGATCACCCTACTTAATACCAACAATGATATTAAGAAGCAGCTGTCTAACCTAAGACCTGGTGATGTATTGCAGTTTGGCTTTGATGAAAACAACGACCTTATTCAGCTAAAACGACAGCTTAGTGCGTTTGAAAGCTTTAAGATCACTAAGTCTGGCGATTCGTTTTCCTCTAGTTTCGACAAAAAAGAGGTTGCCTACCAATACAATTATGCCGAAGCCGACATCACCTCGAATTTCTGGAACGCTGGCGTAAGCGCAGGTTTAACCGCAAACCAAATTATGGAACTGGCGGGCATCTTCGGTTGGGATATCGACTTTGCGTTAGATATTCGTAAGAATGACAGCTTCAAAATCTTATACCAAGAAAAAGTAGTTGAAGGTGAAGTGGTTGGTCGCGGTAAGATCATGGCAGCCGTATTCAAAAACCAAGGTGATTCATTTACCGCGGTATTAGATGATAAGAGCGGCAATTACTTCGATGAAAATGGTCGTGCAATGAAGAAAGCGTTCTTGCGCTCTCCTATTGATTTTCGTCGTGTAACATCGAACTTTAACCCTAACAGAAAACACCCAGTAACCGGTAAGGTTCGCGCTCACCGCGGCACTGACTACGCAGCCCCTGTTGGCACGCCTATCTGGGCTGCCGGTGACGGTATCGTTCAGAAGTCTGGTTACAACCAATTCAATGGTAACTACGTGTTCATACGCCACAGCAACACCTACATCACCAAGTACCTGCACATGAAGCGACGTATGGTGAAAACTGGTCAGCGCGTAAAACAAGGCCAAACCATTGGTACTTTGGGTGGTACGGGCCGAGTGACTGGCCCACACTTACACTATGAATTCTTGGTCAATGGCGTACATAAGAATGCGCGTACCGTGAAATTGCCTCAATCTAAGTCGTTAACCGGTAAGGCAAAAGCAACCTTTATTGCCAACTCAGAGATTCGACTGAATAACCTAGAGCGGTACGGCCAGTTGCTAGCGACTAATTAG
- a CDS encoding porin, producing MNKTMIALAVSAAALATGANAAELYNQDGNSVEMGGRAEARLSLKDGKAEDKTRVRLNFLGKVEIQDGLYGVGFYEGEFTTAENGGSTDNNDGSITNRYTYAGLGGTFGEVTYGKNDGALGVITDFTDIMAYHGNSAADKIAVADRSDNMLSYKGQFQDLGLKASYRFADRDGVDANGEFTDNGKDGYSLSAIYAIGETGVKLGAGYADQDQSNEYMLSGSYAISDLYFAGVFTDGEKQTTGVNSNDAVDYTGYELAAAYTLGQTVFSTTYNNAETDSKTSADNIAIDATYYFKPNFRGYVSYNFNLISEGDTIGTTNKLTNGTASSADAEDELALGLRYDF from the coding sequence ATGAACAAGACTATGATCGCGCTTGCTGTATCTGCTGCAGCTCTTGCTACTGGCGCTAACGCGGCAGAACTATACAACCAAGACGGTAACTCTGTTGAAATGGGCGGCCGTGCTGAAGCTCGTCTATCTCTAAAAGATGGCAAAGCTGAAGACAAAACACGTGTGCGTCTTAACTTCCTAGGTAAAGTTGAAATCCAAGACGGCCTATACGGTGTTGGTTTCTACGAAGGCGAATTCACAACTGCTGAAAACGGCGGCTCTACTGATAACAACGACGGCAGCATTACAAACCGTTACACGTACGCTGGTCTAGGCGGTACATTCGGTGAAGTAACTTACGGTAAAAACGACGGTGCTCTAGGCGTAATCACTGACTTTACAGATATCATGGCTTACCACGGTAACTCTGCTGCAGACAAAATCGCAGTAGCTGACCGTTCAGACAACATGCTTTCTTACAAAGGTCAATTCCAAGATCTAGGCCTAAAAGCAAGCTACCGTTTTGCAGACCGTGATGGTGTTGATGCTAACGGTGAGTTCACAGACAACGGTAAAGACGGCTACTCTCTATCTGCTATCTACGCAATCGGCGAAACTGGCGTTAAGCTAGGTGCTGGTTACGCAGACCAAGACCAATCTAACGAGTACATGCTTTCTGGTTCTTATGCTATCTCTGACCTGTACTTCGCAGGTGTATTCACAGATGGTGAAAAACAAACTACAGGTGTTAACTCTAACGACGCTGTAGACTACACTGGTTACGAATTAGCAGCAGCTTACACACTAGGCCAAACTGTATTCTCAACTACGTACAACAACGCTGAAACTGATAGCAAAACATCTGCTGATAACATCGCAATCGATGCTACTTACTACTTCAAGCCTAACTTCCGTGGTTACGTATCGTACAACTTCAACCTAATCTCTGAAGGTGACACGATCGGTACTACTAACAAGCTAACTAACGGCACAGCAAGCTCTGCTGACGCTGAAGACGAGCTAGCTCTAGGTCTACGTTACGACTTCTAA
- the yhbY gene encoding ribosome assembly RNA-binding protein YhbY: protein MNLSTKQKQHLKGLAHSLKPVVLMGANGLTEAVLAEIELALDHHELIKIKVASEDRETKQLIIDAIVRETKAEKVQTIGKVLVLFRQSEARKIEIPRK from the coding sequence ATGAACCTAAGTACCAAACAAAAGCAGCATCTAAAGGGCCTAGCTCACAGTTTAAAACCTGTTGTGCTAATGGGCGCAAATGGACTTACTGAAGCTGTTCTAGCGGAAATCGAATTAGCTCTAGACCACCACGAACTGATCAAGATTAAAGTTGCATCAGAAGACCGTGAGACTAAGCAACTGATTATCGATGCAATTGTACGTGAAACTAAAGCTGAAAAAGTACAGACTATCGGTAAAGTTCTAGTACTATTCCGTCAGTCAGAAGCACGTAAAATCGAGATTCCACGTAAATAA
- the tyrS gene encoding tyrosine--tRNA ligase produces the protein MASIEAALAEIKRGVEELIPEDELIAKLKEGRPLRIKLGADPTAPDIHLGHTVIFNKLRAFQELGHEVTFLIGDFTAMVGDPSGKNSTRPPLSREDVLKNAETYKEQVFKILDPAKTQIRFNSEWLSELGAEGMIRLASNQTVARMLERDDFKKRYAGGQPIAIHEFMYPLLQGHDSVALESDVELGGTDQKFNLLMGRELQKAAGQKPQAVLMMPLLVGLDGVKKMSKSAHNYIGISEAPSEMFGKIMSISDDLMWSYYELLSFRPLEEVAELKAGVDAGKNPRDVKVLLAKEIIARFHSEADAEAAEQEFVNRFAKNQVPDEMPEFEFEAGLPIANVLKEAGLVNSTSDAMRMIKQGAAKLEGEKIEDSKFVPEAGTAVYQVGKRKFARITIK, from the coding sequence ATGGCGAGTATTGAAGCTGCACTAGCCGAGATCAAACGTGGCGTAGAAGAACTGATTCCAGAAGACGAACTAATTGCTAAATTAAAAGAAGGTCGTCCTTTACGCATTAAACTGGGTGCTGATCCAACAGCTCCAGATATCCACCTAGGCCATACGGTTATCTTTAACAAGCTTCGTGCTTTCCAAGAGCTTGGTCATGAAGTGACATTCCTTATCGGTGATTTCACTGCAATGGTTGGTGACCCATCAGGTAAGAACTCAACCCGTCCACCGCTAAGCCGTGAAGACGTATTGAAGAATGCTGAAACTTACAAAGAGCAAGTATTCAAGATTCTAGATCCTGCGAAAACGCAAATTCGTTTCAACTCTGAGTGGCTATCTGAGCTTGGTGCTGAAGGCATGATTCGTCTTGCTTCTAACCAAACTGTTGCTCGTATGCTTGAGCGTGATGACTTCAAAAAGCGTTACGCTGGTGGTCAACCGATTGCAATCCACGAATTCATGTACCCACTTCTACAAGGTCACGACTCTGTTGCACTAGAGAGCGACGTTGAGCTTGGCGGTACTGACCAGAAGTTTAACCTGCTAATGGGTCGTGAACTGCAAAAAGCTGCCGGTCAAAAACCACAAGCGGTACTAATGATGCCACTACTTGTTGGTCTAGACGGCGTGAAGAAGATGTCTAAGTCTGCGCACAACTACATCGGTATCAGCGAAGCACCAAGCGAGATGTTTGGTAAGATCATGTCTATCTCTGACGATCTAATGTGGAGTTACTACGAACTACTGTCTTTCCGTCCTCTTGAAGAAGTTGCGGAACTGAAAGCTGGCGTTGATGCAGGTAAGAACCCGCGTGACGTTAAAGTGCTTCTTGCTAAAGAGATCATCGCGCGTTTCCACAGTGAAGCAGATGCTGAAGCCGCTGAGCAAGAATTTGTTAACCGTTTTGCTAAGAACCAAGTTCCTGATGAAATGCCTGAATTTGAATTCGAAGCAGGTCTACCAATTGCGAACGTTCTAAAAGAAGCGGGTCTAGTAAACTCGACTTCTGATGCGATGCGTATGATCAAGCAAGGCGCGGCTAAGCTTGAAGGCGAGAAGATTGAAGACAGCAAATTCGTACCTGAAGCAGGTACTGCGGTTTACCAAGTAGGTAAGCGTAAGTTTGCTCGTATTACTATTAAGTAA